The following DNA comes from Gopherus flavomarginatus isolate rGopFla2 chromosome 5, rGopFla2.mat.asm, whole genome shotgun sequence.
TATGGGGAATTAGGTGCATTTGTTAAACATTTTCAAGCAGAAACAATTACataagaaaataaaggaaaagctGCTGGGGCAAGACAACTCCTAACACTTTCACAAACAATAGTCTGACTTTAAAAAATTGCTTATACCTTTGGAAGGCTATGTAACATTGCCACAACTTGAGTGCAGAGGACAAACTTAAATCAGGTCAGAGATATGAAACTCACTGTAAACAAGGGAAAGAATTTACTCCAGCTAACACATAACTGCAGATTCTTGATGGAAGTTTAATTATCGACCACTGCAGATGTACTTTCCCTATATTTTTAACATACagcttttaccaaaaaaaaaaaaaagggcgggGGGTTTCTAAGTCTGCTTTCTCAAACCACTGTTCAGGCACAAAAATTGTATACAATAGACAGCATGTTTATATGTACGATTTATAAATCAGTAGgtatataagaaaaaaattatcttttttccccttccatctTAAAAGCAGAGTATCCAGATCATGGTCATCATGGTAGCAATGCTGAAGACTGCTGTACTAATCATTGTGGTTTGACTCCTGTTACACAGATCTTTTTGGCAACATTTGAAATTGAAGTTGTCAACCTTGTATTTCTCTTTAATTTGGTTCATGTCGCAGTTGGAATATTTATAGCAACCAGAGAGCGTGctttcacctttaaaaaaaaaaaaaaggtaagaagTTATGCAAAAATTACTAGCTTCGCTGTAGAGAGAAAACTGTTTTACAAGGGTATTCAAAAATACATTAGATATTCAGAGGGATTTCCCTGCATTGTTTGTTATAACAGAATGCTCTTGTGAGCCGTTTGGGATATAGCAGGTAGAGATGAATTCAAATCAGAACTACTTATAAGAATCTGAATTTCACAGGTGGACTCATATCAATAGATGGTCATAACagacaccacacacacaaaaagatagAGTTTTGTGGCTCTGGCTCATCTCTCATCCCTCATCCCAAGCACTGCAATCTGCAGGCAAGCGGCTCTTACATATTATAAgaccagcacagggcagagatggCCTTCCAGTGCCCAACCTGGCCAAATGGGATTAGCTATGAAATTTAGGTCCTAGTTCCTGGAATGCTGGTTTGCACTCATCTCTAGCTGGAATGCAAAGCAAGAGAAATGCTGGCAGGCAGAGCAGAAGCCTACAATTCAGTTTCCAAATTGGACTGCAGTGAAAATGAAAGTTTGTGTACTTATCAGTCAAGTACCACTTGGCATAAAGAAGCAACCTATACCCCAATCCTAAATCAGTGAACTGGAGAGTGCTGGCCTTGTAGCTGGCAATGAGATTTCCTCCTTTTACAAGTTTCCCACATGTCCACCAGTCATTCAACAGACCAGTCTGTTGGATGCTTAACTGCACAATGGAATCTCTTAAAACCATAAAACTATGTCCCCACAGTTGTGTTGGAACATCCGTAGTTATAATAGTTCAAACTGTATTAATGCACACAATCCTACATAAAACCTAAAGAGTCAACAAGGACTTCCGTAAGAGTGTACTTCAGATGGACATTCATACAGATGGACATTCCTATTTGATTACCCTAGAATcattaaaattgaaaaaataaatacagtaaattATATTCAAAGTCTACcacatttggaaggagtgtaaaCATACCAACTTTAAGCCATAGGCAAGAATCAGTGTCACTTGGGCAGGTAACATTGGTCTTACATGGCACAGCAGTAAGTGGACAGTTGTAACACTTCAGCATatatcctgagagagagagagagagagagagagagaggaaagaagcCAGTTACTAAGTAATAAAACTTATTTCAGAATATCAAATGTACAAGTGTGACTTTTCCAGATTATTGTTAGGTCAAAACAGTTAAATCCCTGAACCATAACCTCATGATAATCTGGTTTAAGTACTGCAACTTTTAGGTCAAACCACCTAATCCTTTAGTATTCGGATTCTGATTCTGACACTGAAGTCAAATTCAGCTCCTAATAGATTTACATAACTCTACTGCTTCCTGCTCCAAACAGCCTGAGTTTTAGCAGTTGGCAGGGGACCTGACTCCAACAAGGTCCTGAGCAACTGGAGCTGGATTTAAACAGATTATGTAACCGCTGTTCCACACTGCCTGAACCTGCAGCCTCCATTCCATTATCATCCTTTTCTCCTTTGTTTTACCAGTGACATTAGTACTGCCCACCTGTTCACTTTACCAAACTTAGACCTTTATCTTTCTTGACCCTTACCTTCTCCTAGATCCACTCCTCTCACCCCTCCTCTATTGCCTTTCCCTTCTCTGCTCTCATTAACTCCACCTCTTACCATCCCATCACTTTACCAGTCTCTTCCTTCACTTCCTGTTCTACCAAGTCCTCAGTTCCCCTGCATCTCTTCTTTGCTGCCAATGACATCAATCCTAATCCTAGCCCTACTGCTTTCACTCCTCACTTTCCCACATTATTTCTACCCTCCTCTTCTTCATGCTCAGTTCTCAGACTTTATTCCAAGCCCATGTCTGTTGGAACGCATGCTCCAGTGTAGAAATAAAAACAGCAGTGCCACCAAGACTTGCATACAAGTTATTACactcttccttccttttcttccctACTCCCAAGTTGTCCTAAGTAAGACTGCAAGCCTCTGGGGCATGGACTATGTCTTGTTTGTTCTTGTTGAAGCTAAAGGCAACTGTTCCCTGCAGTGAGATCAGGACCTCGCCCTATAAAGGGGAGACTTCTGTATTAGGGAAAGGTCTCTCATACATCACACTCAATATAAATCCATTCAGACCTTTCACATCACATTTTCCATGTCTGCCAACCACATTATTTCTTCACTTCCTCGGAGCCCCTCTTTTCCTGCAGTGAAGTCACAACCATAGTCCTTCATTGAAGGATCAAGAACAGCAAATGAAGCAGAGATGGGGAAGCAGCTGGACACAACACTGCTAAAAACAGTATAGACATGGGAAGCATTGCTTAGGTGTGCAGAGAGCCTGTGTAGCGGTTCACGTATGTCGAGTACTCTACGTTGCTAAGATGTGcatcaccatctacactgctacttaTAACCATGCTACCTGGGTGTGCAGTGTCTGTACCTTAAGTCCAGACATATCTTAAGTCTATGTACCTGTCTTCATACAATGTTTCTCAAAACTGCCCTGTGCAAGATGGAGTGTCAGTGTTCCTGTCACCCTCTAGTCATTGCACTCTAAAGAAGTTATTTGGAACATACTGTGAGGCCATGGACTCAAGTGTCAAGTAACCACTTTTTTGGCCAGTGGCGCTCTCAGGTACTGGAGGGTTAAGAGAATGAGGTCCTTCCAGGTTGGCAAAGGCCAGTGGGGAAGTGCTGGGCTCAGTGCTGCAGGAAACTGACAATGCTTCCTACAATAAGAGAAAAGCTGCCAGATACACACTTAGAAGCCTTGGTACAGTCTTATCAAAATTACATCTTTTTAAGGTAACAGTCTGGACCACTGCCACAGTGCATTGAGAGTCTTCCCTTTGCAATAAAGATCAAAAAGTTGAGAGTTGTCCCACTACCACATCTAGATGCCTCAGATTTCCTTGACATTTTAATCTGAGTCCCATCTTGGATATGATGCAGAGACTGCTCTTGTTGTATTTATGGAGGATCTCTCAGCCATGGATGATGATCAAATAGCTTTCTGATACCAGATTGAACAAGTGCTTACAGTACTGCTGATCACAAGGCATTGATGACATGCTTGTGGATCTGATGTTGCTGTTTGAGCAACACAAAGCCTCTCAGAGTGTTCTCAGCTGGAACTGTTGGGTAATTACTACTGTGACTTGACACTCATGTGGCACTCTCTTGGTCAACTTTATATACAAAAAAGTGCAAGAAGCATGGATTGCAGTGTGTTCGACATACTGATGTCACCCAGCTTTGTGTTTCTATCTTATTTGACCCAGACAGTAGAGTTAAATATAGGGCATGGAGGAGCACAAACTGGCTGAGGCTCAATGCATCTAGATTGCTTTCCCAACATTGCCCCAGATATGGTAAAAGTAACACCAGCTGGAGATGTGTGTGATATGCAATGGATGTACATGTTCCCAACCTGGATTCTCATTAGATTTCTGGTTATCACTGAATGATCAGCTTTCAGCAGCAGTAAAGATGGCTTTTTACTGGCTAGGAGGCTACAGCCTTACCTTTCCAACATGGACCTCACCAGTTTAGAGGATGCCTTTATCAAAGCAAGACTGAATTACGTGCAACTACACCTTAAAGCCATTCAGAAACAAAAGCAAGAACACAACGTGGCAACTTGCTTGGTGAGTGAGATGTCTTCTCATGTGCATATTCAACCAATACTTTGTGATCCAGATGGGTGGATTATGGAGTCCAGATGAAGTGAAAGATCTTGGTATTGCTCTGTAAAGCAGTAAGTATTTTAAAGAACATCCTATCCGAGAGACCATGTCTCTCTTCATACAGTTGAGATCTGCAAGAGTGCCTGAGATGAGTCCTTTTTGTATACCACATGTTGGTGGAAGGACATTTCCTGTGAGGGCCCTCTTACCTTTTGCTCCATTCAAGACATGCTGCAAGGATCATTTTAAAACACAGCTAAAGAAATGACCACAGCCTGTGTGGTGATGTATGCAAAATTATGGGGAATTCTTTTCTAGATCTGATTGTGCTGTCTGGATAATAGGCGATTGTAGTGCAGTAATTTGCAAGGTTGCCGTTTCTTCTCTttagactgatttttttccagtttttaaaattaactaGTTTAATTAAGTGTAAAACGCTCTTGTTCTTTTCTAAATAAATACTGTTACTGTACAATTATGAATATCAGGTGTTACTGCTAGCATTGGTT
Coding sequences within:
- the LOC127052153 gene encoding CD59 glycoprotein-like, whose product is MNGNKTNWVLLTGFIILAVFCSSGYMLKCYNCPLTAVPCKTNVTCPSDTDSCLWLKVGESTLSGCYKYSNCDMNQIKEKYKVDNFNFKCCQKDLCNRSQTTMISTAVFSIATMMTMIWILCF